From Anticarsia gemmatalis isolate Benzon Research Colony breed Stoneville strain chromosome 27, ilAntGemm2 primary, whole genome shotgun sequence, one genomic window encodes:
- the LOC142984631 gene encoding chorion class B protein Ld34-like: MSAKIVLVFCAQALFVQVAFSQCLGSRALATPCGLAAPALAYDGLAGPYGMAASYGLGAPCGYAAAMDFTPTSGGGLPVSSASAIAPVGLSVASENVYEGILAAAGELPFVGTVAVEGVLPTAGAGAVNHACGNGINAMAAETTAFAPGYAAAAYAPAAALAPFGAAGIAPFGVAGIAPAATIAPGLGLAAPGLGYAGWAGRGCGCAI; this comes from the exons ATGTCTGCTAAGATCGTCCTCGTCTTCTGCGCTCAGGCGCTCTTCGTGCAG GTGGCATTCAGCCAGTGCCTCGGTAGCCGCGCGTTGGCTACTCCTTGTGGACTGGCCGCTCCCGCGCTGGCGTACGACGGCTTGGCCGGTCCCTATGGTATGGCTGCTTCTTACGGCTTGGGTGCACCTTGTGGTTATGCCGCCGCCATGGACTTCACCCCCACCAGCGGCGGTGGACTGCCCGTCTCCAGCGCCTCCGCCATCGCTCCCGTCGGCCTCTCCGTAGCGTCTGAGAACGTTTATGAGGGTATTCTGGCCGCGGCTGGTGAGCTGCCGTTCGTCGGTACTGTAGCTGTAGAGGGTGTGTTGCCCACTGCTGGTGCTGGTGCCGTCAACCACGCCTGCGGCAATGGCATCAACGCCATGGCCGCCGAGACTACTGCCTTCGCTCCCGGCTACGCTGCGGCCGCCTACGCTCCCGCTGCCGCTCTCGCTCCCTTCGGTGCTGCTGGCATCGCTCCCTTCGGTGTCGCCGGCATCGCTCCCGCCGCTACTATCGCTCCTGGTCTCGGTCTCGCCGCTCCTGGTCTCGGCTACGCCG